In the Gossypium arboreum isolate Shixiya-1 chromosome 10, ASM2569848v2, whole genome shotgun sequence genome, one interval contains:
- the LOC108482765 gene encoding ubiquitin domain-containing protein 7SL RNA1-like isoform X1 translates to MDVIFETQKGKPFSIEVGFFDTVLEIKEKIHKYHGIPIPHQTLIFNGNVLQDDRDVEYCEILQNSRIQLLVSSDSDTSNSTKQPQPNAAAADHQLPSPAKNAQLNSNTPSSNTVVPSETDVNDNPLRLKEKMHGQMDPVPVDSLSSRECELEENSDVDVNIKPSPTGSGTGSAGTAAGTPTAAKKLKLLVLPKCGTKKIPVEVNATDNVSELRKELQKLHQRLQFHLPQEGYFFIYKQNVMDDDRSFRWHQVGQGDTIEIFNGSVTGGS, encoded by the coding sequence ATGGATGTCATCTTTGAAACCCAAAAAGGCAAACCATTTTCCATTGAAGTTGGTTTCTTTGATACTGTTCTTGAAATCAAAGAAAAGATTCATAAATACCATGGTATCCCTATCCCTCACCAAACTCTAATATTTAATGGCAATGTCCTTCAAGATGATCGTGACGTTGAGTACTGTGAAATCCTTCAAAATTCCCGTATCCAACTCTTGGTTTCTTCTGATTCCGATACTAGTAACAGTACTAAACAACCCCAGCCCAATGCCGCCGCCGCCGACCATCAACTTCCTTCGCCAGCCAAGAATGCACAGCTCAACAGCAATACCCCTTCGTCGAATACCGTTGTTCCTTCAGAAACGGACGTAAACGACAACCCTTTACGATTAAAAGAGAAGATGCATGGCCAAATGGACCCGGTTCCCGTTGACAGCCTATCGTCACGGGAATGTGAACTGGAGGAGAATAGTGATGTTGATGTTAATATAAAGCCATCCCCGACCGGGTCCGGTACTGGGTCGGCGGGTACAGCGGCGGGGACTCCAACGGCCGCGAAGAAACTGAAGCTGTTGGTTTTGCCAAAGTGTGGGACGAAGAAGATACCGGTGGAAGTGAATGCGACGGATAATGTGAGTGAACTGAGAAAAGAACTGCAAAAGTTGCACCAAAGACTCCAGTTTCATTTACCACAAGAAGGGTATTTCTTTATTTATAAACAAAACGTTATGGATGATGATCGGTCGTTTAGGTGGCATCAAGTTGGACAAGGTGACACCATTGAAATCTTTAATGGTAGTGTTACTGGTGGATCatga
- the LOC108482765 gene encoding ubiquitin domain-containing protein 7SL RNA1-like isoform X2 yields MDVIFETQKGKPFSIEVGFFDTVLEIKEKIHKYHGIPIPHQTLIFNGNVLQDDRDVEYCEILQNSRIQLLVSSDSDTSNSTKQPQPNAAAADHQLPSPAKNAQLNSNTPSSNTVVPSETDVNDNPKKLKLLVLPKCGTKKIPVEVNATDNVSELRKELQKLHQRLQFHLPQEGYFFIYKQNVMDDDRSFRWHQVGQGDTIEIFNGSVTGGS; encoded by the exons ATGGATGTCATCTTTGAAACCCAAAAAGGCAAACCATTTTCCATTGAAGTTGGTTTCTTTGATACTGTTCTTGAAATCAAAGAAAAGATTCATAAATACCATGGTATCCCTATCCCTCACCAAACTCTAATATTTAATGGCAATGTCCTTCAAGATGATCGTGACGTTGAGTACTGTGAAATCCTTCAAAATTCCCGTATCCAACTCTTGGTTTCTTCTGATTCCGATACTAGTAACAGTACTAAACAACCCCAGCCCAATGCCGCCGCCGCCGACCATCAACTTCCTTCGCCAGCCAAGAATGCACAGCTCAACAGCAATACCCCTTCGTCGAATACCGTTGTTCCTTCAGAAACGGACGTAAACGACAACC CGAAGAAACTGAAGCTGTTGGTTTTGCCAAAGTGTGGGACGAAGAAGATACCGGTGGAAGTGAATGCGACGGATAATGTGAGTGAACTGAGAAAAGAACTGCAAAAGTTGCACCAAAGACTCCAGTTTCATTTACCACAAGAAGGGTATTTCTTTATTTATAAACAAAACGTTATGGATGATGATCGGTCGTTTAGGTGGCATCAAGTTGGACAAGGTGACACCATTGAAATCTTTAATGGTAGTGTTACTGGTGGATCatga
- the LOC108480311 gene encoding probable sulfate transporter 4.2: MEITYASPSASDLLRSSTAASGSTMPTPRTIKIIPLQHPDTSSYGSPGGFGNNSSSSSLWPNSWISRFRGKIRRMTFIDWIEMFLPCCRWIRTYRWREYFQVDLMAGTTVGIMLVPQAMSYAKLAGLEPIYGLYSGFVPIFMYAIFGSSRQLAIGPVALVSLLVSNVLSGIAESSDALYTELAILLALMVGILECIMGLLRLGWLIRFISHSVISGFTTASAVVIALSQAKYFLGYDIDRSSEIVPIIKSIIAGSDEFSWPPFVMGSTILAIIQTMKFLGKSRKHLRFLRAMGPLTAVVLGTTFVKIYHPSSITLVGDIPQGLPSFSIPKSFQYAKSLISTAVLITGVAILESVGIAKALAAKNGYELDSNQELFGLGVANIFGSFFSAYPTTGSFSRSAVNHESGAKTGLSGIITGSIMCCALLFLTPLFEYIPQCALAAIVISAVITLVDYEEAIFLWRVDKKDFLLWTITTTTTLFLGIEIGVLVGVGVSLAFVIHESANPHIAVLGRLPGTTVYRNIQQYPEAYTYNGIVIVRIDAPIYFANISYIKDRLREYEVVGNKSTKRGPEVERIYFVILELAPVTYIDASAVQALKDLHQEYKSRDIQIAISNPNQEVLLTLSKAGVVEMIGKEWYFVRVHDAVQVCLQHVQTMSPKASDPSHEKPSFFQRIMKQRREDLSVSELESGNSQMRSDSTQDDPQLEPLLSRRS; the protein is encoded by the exons ATGGAGATAACCTACGCATCCCCGAGTGCCAGCGACTTATTGCGCTCTTCCACGGCCGCTTCCGGATCCACTATGCCGACTCCTCGGACCATTAAAATCATCCCTCTACAGCATCCCGACACGTCGTCGTACGGCAGCCCCGGTGGCTTCGGTAACAATTCTTCTTCGTCTTCGTTGTGGCCTAATTCCTGGATTTCTCGGTTCCGCGGGAAGATCAGAAGGATGACGTTTATTGATTGGATCGAGATGTTCCTCCCTTGTTGCCGTTGGATTCGGACGTACAGATGGCGGGAGTATTTTCAGGTTGATCTCATGGCGGGTACTACCGTTGGAATCATGCTTGTTCCTCAG GCAATGTCATATGCAAAATTAGCTGGGCTTGAGCCAATATATGGGCTCT ACTCTGGATTTGTGCCAATATTTATGTATGCCATATTTGGGTCATCTCGGCAGCTGGCAATTGGTCCAGTTGCATTGGTTTCCCTCCTGGTCTCCAACGTGTTAAGTGGAATTGCTGAGTCATCAGATGCACTATACACAGAACTTGCTATATTGTTGGCACTGATGGTTGGGATCCTGGAATGCATAATGGGGCTATTGAG GCTTGGATGGCTCATTCGTTTCATTAGTCATTCTGTGATTTCTGGCTTCACTACGGCTTCAGCTGTTGTGATTGCTTTATCTCAAGCAAAATACTTCTTGGGGTATGACATTGATCGAAGCAGCGAGATTGTGCCAATAATTAAGAGCATAATAGCTGGATCAGATGAG TTCTCATGGCCCCCTTTTGTAATGGGATCTACAATTCTTGCTATAATTCAGACTATGAAGTTTCTG GGAAAATCAAGGAAGCACTTGAGGTTCTTGCGAGCAATGGGTCCCCTGACAGCAGTTGTTCTGGGTACAACTTTTGTCAAGATATATCATCCATCATCTATAACTTTG GTTGGAGATATACCTCAGGGCCTTCCCAGCTTTTCCATTCCTAAAAGTTTTCAGTATGCAAAGTCTTTAATTTCCACGGCAGTTCTCATTACTGGTGTTGCCATCTTG GAATCTGTTGGGATTGCCAAAGCATTAGCAGCGAAAAATGGGTATGAGCTGGATTCAAATCAAGAG TTGTTTGGTCTTGGTGTTGCCAATATCTTTGGGTCATTCTTTTCAGCATATCCCACAACAG GTTCCTTCTCCAGGTCAGCTGTGAATCATGAGAGTGGTGCAAAAACTGGTTTATCTGGAATAATAACAGGAAGCATAATGTGTTGTGCTCTTTTGTTCTTGACTCCATTATTTGAATACATACCACAG TGTGCTTTGGCTGCTATAGTAATCTCTGCTGTTATAACCCTG GTGGATTATGAAGAGGCAATATTCTTATGGCGTGTAGATAAGAAAGATTTTCTTCTTTGGACCATTACAACTACTACAACATTGTTTCTCGGAATCGAGATTGGTGTCCTTGTTGGG GTAGGCGTCTCACTTGCCTTCGTCATTCACGAATCAGCGAATCCGCATATTG CTGTCTTGGGGCGTCTTCCTGGCACCACTGTTTATAGGAACATTCAGCAGTATCCAGAAGCATATACTTACAATGGAATTGTGATTGTTCGTATCGATGCTCCTATCTACTTTGCGAACATAAGTTACATCAAAGACAG GCTACGAGAATACGAAGTTGTGGGTAATAAATCGACCAAACGTGGACCAGAAGTTGAACgaatttattttgtaattttggaGTTGGCAC CTGTTACATACATAGACGCGAGTGCTGTCCAAGCTCTGAAAGACTTGCACCAGGAATACAAATCACGGGACATCCAG ATAGCCATCTCAAACCCAAACCAGGAGGTCCTGTTGACCTTATCGAAAGCCGGTGTCGTTGAGATGATTGGTAAGGAATGGTACTTTGTAAGAGTGCATGATGCAGTCCAGGTTTGCCTCCAGCATGTTCAGACCATGTCTCCCAAAgcatcagatccttcacatgaaAAACCAAGTTTCTTTCAGAGAATAATGAAACAGCGGAGGGAGGATTTATCAGTTTCTGAACTAGAATCGGGTAATAGTCAAATGCGTTCAGATTCAACACAGGATGACCCTCAATTGGAGCCATTGTTGTCTCGAAGGTCTTGA
- the LOC108483724 gene encoding metal tolerance protein 11 isoform X2, with the protein MQRVIKPCREFFLVQGGPEDNVAEYYQQQVEMLEGFNEMDALAERGFIPRMSKEERERLARSETLAIRISNVANMVLFAAKVYASVRSGSLAIIASTLDSLLDLLSGFILWFTAFSMSTPNPYQYPIGKKRMQPLGILVFASVMATLGLQIILESVRTMVSDDDEFNLTNEQERWVVGIMLGVTLVKLFLVFYCRTFTNEIVKAYAQDHFFDVITNIIGLVAVLLANYIDDWMDPVGAIILALYTIRTWSMTVLENVNSLVGKSAAPEYLQKLTYLCWNHHKAIRHIDTVRAYTFGSHYFVEVDIVLPANMALQEAHDIGESLQEKLELLPEIERAFVHLDYEFSHKPEHAQAHAL; encoded by the exons atgcaaagagttaTTAAGCCTTGCAGGGAGTTTTTCTTGGTTCAAGGAG GTCCAGAAGACAACGTGGCTGAATACTATCAGCAGCAGGTGGAAATGCTCGAGGGTTTTAATGAAATGGATGCCTTAGCTGAACGTGGTTTTATTCCTCGAATGTCGAAG GAAGAAAGGGAAAGGTTGGCTAGAAGTGAGACGTTAGCCATTAGAATTTCCAATGTTGCAAACATGGTTCTTTTTGCTGCTAAAGTTTATGCTTCTGTCCGGAGTGGCTCGTTAGCTATAATTGCATCCACGTTGGACTCGCTTCTCGACCTTCTGTCTGGCTTTATCCTCTGGTTTACTGCGTTCTCTATGTCAACACCAAATCCATATCAGTATCCTATTGGAAAGAAAAGAATGCAGCCACTG GGTATCCTTGTTTTTGCCTCTGTCATGGCAACCCTTGGCCTGCAGATAATCTTGGAGTCTGTACGAACCATGGTATCAGAT GATGATGAATTCAACCTTACGAACGAACAAGAACGGTGGGTTGTTGGCATTATGCTCGGAGTGACCCTGGTAAAGcttttccttgtgttttattGCCGCACATTTACAAATGAAATTGTCAAAGCGTATGCCCAAGATCATTTCTTCGACGTTATCACAAACATCATTGGCCTCGTTGCTGTGCTGCTCGCAAATTACATCGATGATTGGATGGACCCAGTTGGAGCTATCATT CTGGCTCTATACACTATCCGGACATGGTCGATGACGGTACTAGAGAACGTGAATTCATTAGTCGGAAAATCAGCAGCTCCGGAATACCTTCAGAAACTAACATACCTGTGTTGGAACCACCACAAGGCCATAAGACATATCGATACTGTCCGAGCCTACACCTTCGGGTCTCACTACTTCGTGGAAGTTGACATTGTACTCCCAGCAAACATGGCATTGCAAGAAGCTCATGACATTGGGGAATCATTGCAAGAAAAGCTGGAGTTACTGCCAGAGATTGAGCGTGCCTTTGTTCATCTGGATTATGAATTCAGTCACAAACCTGAACATGCACAAGCACATGCTTTGTAG
- the LOC108483724 gene encoding metal tolerance protein 11 isoform X1, translating to MVETVARESDEELALLPHQNNGDRSWRLNFDGFQLSPEHKDVKKPPRSLHDCLGVLGPEDNVAEYYQQQVEMLEGFNEMDALAERGFIPRMSKEERERLARSETLAIRISNVANMVLFAAKVYASVRSGSLAIIASTLDSLLDLLSGFILWFTAFSMSTPNPYQYPIGKKRMQPLGILVFASVMATLGLQIILESVRTMVSDDDEFNLTNEQERWVVGIMLGVTLVKLFLVFYCRTFTNEIVKAYAQDHFFDVITNIIGLVAVLLANYIDDWMDPVGAIILALYTIRTWSMTVLENVNSLVGKSAAPEYLQKLTYLCWNHHKAIRHIDTVRAYTFGSHYFVEVDIVLPANMALQEAHDIGESLQEKLELLPEIERAFVHLDYEFSHKPEHAQAHAL from the exons ATGGTAGAGACGGTGGCGCGTGAAAGCGACGAAGAGCTAGCGCTGTTGCCACATCAGAACAATGGCGACCGGTCATGGCGGTTGAACTTTGATGGTTTCCAGTTATCGCCTGAACACAAAGATGTTAAGAAGCCTCCTCGGAGCCTCCATGATTGCCTCGGGGTTTTAG GTCCAGAAGACAACGTGGCTGAATACTATCAGCAGCAGGTGGAAATGCTCGAGGGTTTTAATGAAATGGATGCCTTAGCTGAACGTGGTTTTATTCCTCGAATGTCGAAG GAAGAAAGGGAAAGGTTGGCTAGAAGTGAGACGTTAGCCATTAGAATTTCCAATGTTGCAAACATGGTTCTTTTTGCTGCTAAAGTTTATGCTTCTGTCCGGAGTGGCTCGTTAGCTATAATTGCATCCACGTTGGACTCGCTTCTCGACCTTCTGTCTGGCTTTATCCTCTGGTTTACTGCGTTCTCTATGTCAACACCAAATCCATATCAGTATCCTATTGGAAAGAAAAGAATGCAGCCACTG GGTATCCTTGTTTTTGCCTCTGTCATGGCAACCCTTGGCCTGCAGATAATCTTGGAGTCTGTACGAACCATGGTATCAGAT GATGATGAATTCAACCTTACGAACGAACAAGAACGGTGGGTTGTTGGCATTATGCTCGGAGTGACCCTGGTAAAGcttttccttgtgttttattGCCGCACATTTACAAATGAAATTGTCAAAGCGTATGCCCAAGATCATTTCTTCGACGTTATCACAAACATCATTGGCCTCGTTGCTGTGCTGCTCGCAAATTACATCGATGATTGGATGGACCCAGTTGGAGCTATCATT CTGGCTCTATACACTATCCGGACATGGTCGATGACGGTACTAGAGAACGTGAATTCATTAGTCGGAAAATCAGCAGCTCCGGAATACCTTCAGAAACTAACATACCTGTGTTGGAACCACCACAAGGCCATAAGACATATCGATACTGTCCGAGCCTACACCTTCGGGTCTCACTACTTCGTGGAAGTTGACATTGTACTCCCAGCAAACATGGCATTGCAAGAAGCTCATGACATTGGGGAATCATTGCAAGAAAAGCTGGAGTTACTGCCAGAGATTGAGCGTGCCTTTGTTCATCTGGATTATGAATTCAGTCACAAACCTGAACATGCACAAGCACATGCTTTGTAG
- the LOC108483724 gene encoding metal tolerance protein 11 isoform X3, which produces MFFGPEDNVAEYYQQQVEMLEGFNEMDALAERGFIPRMSKEERERLARSETLAIRISNVANMVLFAAKVYASVRSGSLAIIASTLDSLLDLLSGFILWFTAFSMSTPNPYQYPIGKKRMQPLGILVFASVMATLGLQIILESVRTMVSDDDEFNLTNEQERWVVGIMLGVTLVKLFLVFYCRTFTNEIVKAYAQDHFFDVITNIIGLVAVLLANYIDDWMDPVGAIILALYTIRTWSMTVLENVNSLVGKSAAPEYLQKLTYLCWNHHKAIRHIDTVRAYTFGSHYFVEVDIVLPANMALQEAHDIGESLQEKLELLPEIERAFVHLDYEFSHKPEHAQAHAL; this is translated from the exons ATGTTCTTTG GTCCAGAAGACAACGTGGCTGAATACTATCAGCAGCAGGTGGAAATGCTCGAGGGTTTTAATGAAATGGATGCCTTAGCTGAACGTGGTTTTATTCCTCGAATGTCGAAG GAAGAAAGGGAAAGGTTGGCTAGAAGTGAGACGTTAGCCATTAGAATTTCCAATGTTGCAAACATGGTTCTTTTTGCTGCTAAAGTTTATGCTTCTGTCCGGAGTGGCTCGTTAGCTATAATTGCATCCACGTTGGACTCGCTTCTCGACCTTCTGTCTGGCTTTATCCTCTGGTTTACTGCGTTCTCTATGTCAACACCAAATCCATATCAGTATCCTATTGGAAAGAAAAGAATGCAGCCACTG GGTATCCTTGTTTTTGCCTCTGTCATGGCAACCCTTGGCCTGCAGATAATCTTGGAGTCTGTACGAACCATGGTATCAGAT GATGATGAATTCAACCTTACGAACGAACAAGAACGGTGGGTTGTTGGCATTATGCTCGGAGTGACCCTGGTAAAGcttttccttgtgttttattGCCGCACATTTACAAATGAAATTGTCAAAGCGTATGCCCAAGATCATTTCTTCGACGTTATCACAAACATCATTGGCCTCGTTGCTGTGCTGCTCGCAAATTACATCGATGATTGGATGGACCCAGTTGGAGCTATCATT CTGGCTCTATACACTATCCGGACATGGTCGATGACGGTACTAGAGAACGTGAATTCATTAGTCGGAAAATCAGCAGCTCCGGAATACCTTCAGAAACTAACATACCTGTGTTGGAACCACCACAAGGCCATAAGACATATCGATACTGTCCGAGCCTACACCTTCGGGTCTCACTACTTCGTGGAAGTTGACATTGTACTCCCAGCAAACATGGCATTGCAAGAAGCTCATGACATTGGGGAATCATTGCAAGAAAAGCTGGAGTTACTGCCAGAGATTGAGCGTGCCTTTGTTCATCTGGATTATGAATTCAGTCACAAACCTGAACATGCACAAGCACATGCTTTGTAG